In one Nicotiana sylvestris chromosome 8, ASM39365v2, whole genome shotgun sequence genomic region, the following are encoded:
- the LOC138876134 gene encoding uncharacterized mitochondrial protein AtMg00810-like: protein MTQDSEVENWETQVMLLSVEIMEANPEDVCLRVFSSKDLIDEAKQTLHNNFKVKDLGKLKYFLGIEVLRSQKGILLNQRKYTLELVSDVGLSGTKPVFTPLEANINLTTAEYDKLTGYTDDPLLEDISSYQNLVKKLIYLTITKPDICFTVQVLSQFMQQPKRSYWDASLRVTKYIKGCSDLGIFMPKNSTIQLTAFCDADWAACPKTRCSVTVYAIKLGDSLISWKSKK from the exons ATGACTCAAGACTCAGAAGTTGAAAATTGGGAGACACAAGTTATGCTACTATCTGTTGAAATAATGGAGGCTAATCCTGAAGATGTCTGCTTACGTGTTTT TAGTAGCAAGGATCTAATTGATGAGGCAAAACAAACTCTGCACAATAACTTCAAGGTAAAGGATTTAGGCAAGCTCAAATATTTCTTGGGAATTGAAGTGCTCAGATCACAGAAAGGGATACTTCTTAATCAAAGGAAGTATACCTTAGAATTAGTGTCAGATGTGGGACTAAGTGGTACAAAGCCAGTATTCACACCACTTGAAGCCAACATAAACTTGACTACTGCAGAATATGACAAGCTGACAGGATACACAGATGATCCTCTACTGGAGGACATAAGCAGCTATCAAAATTTAGTGAAAAAATTGATTTATCTAACAATCACAAAGCCAGATATTTGCTTCACAGTTCAAGTTCTTAGCCAATTCATGCAACAACCAAAGAGATCATATTGGGATGCATCGTTAAGAGTGACTAAATACATTAAAGGATGTTCAGACTTAGGGATATTCATGCCTAAGAACTCCACAATTCAGTTGACTGCATTTTGTGATGCAGACTGGGCTGCATGCCCCAAGACTAGGTGCTCAGTGACAGTTTATGCCATCAAATTGGGTGACTCTTTAATCTCCTGGAAGTCGAAGAAATAG